One genomic segment of Corynebacterium durum includes these proteins:
- the trpD gene encoding anthranilate phosphoribosyltransferase, which translates to MSDEQTLDRLRAYLDNPHPTVEEAHDVFMPLTVGDYDDVHIAALLATIRTRGETAADITGAAQAFLKAARPFPITGHGVLDTAGTGGDGANTINISTGASLITAAGGCMVVKHGNRSVSSKSGSADVLEALNIPLDLDVDRAERQVRVSNFTFLFAPAYHPAIAHVMPVRKALKVPTLFNILGPLLSPARPALQVMGVNRPSLGEPLIQVMKELGRERALVVHGSGTDEFAVHGPTQVWELRDGAITSYQVTPADLGVSEHPLSALRGGDGADNAALLRAAFAGSGSEAHRDALAVNAAAMFYLHGRVDDFAEGTALAQALMNDGTVTKWLATHEEANYG; encoded by the coding sequence ATGTCGGACGAACAAACTTTGGACAGGCTTCGCGCCTATTTGGATAATCCTCATCCCACCGTGGAGGAGGCCCACGATGTGTTTATGCCGCTTACTGTGGGCGATTACGATGATGTCCACATCGCCGCGCTTTTGGCGACTATTCGCACCCGCGGAGAAACAGCAGCCGACATTACGGGCGCTGCGCAGGCATTTCTCAAAGCCGCCCGTCCTTTTCCCATCACTGGACACGGTGTGCTGGATACAGCGGGGACCGGCGGCGATGGAGCGAATACCATCAACATTTCCACCGGGGCGTCGTTAATCACAGCAGCGGGAGGCTGCATGGTGGTCAAACACGGCAACCGTTCGGTGAGCTCCAAATCTGGGTCCGCCGACGTGTTAGAAGCCCTCAACATTCCACTTGATCTTGATGTGGATCGTGCGGAGAGGCAAGTCCGGGTATCGAATTTTACGTTCCTGTTTGCGCCCGCCTACCATCCAGCGATTGCCCATGTCATGCCTGTGCGTAAGGCACTAAAGGTTCCGACGTTGTTTAATATTCTCGGTCCGCTGCTCAGCCCAGCCCGTCCGGCGTTGCAAGTCATGGGTGTGAACCGTCCTAGCCTGGGAGAGCCGCTGATCCAGGTGATGAAAGAACTAGGCCGGGAACGCGCTCTTGTCGTTCATGGATCGGGGACTGACGAGTTTGCCGTGCACGGTCCCACTCAGGTGTGGGAGCTACGCGACGGTGCGATCACAAGCTACCAGGTTACGCCCGCTGATCTTGGTGTGTCGGAGCATCCATTATCGGCGCTCCGGGGCGGTGATGGGGCCGACAACGCTGCCTTGCTGCGTGCCGCGTTCGCCGGTTCCGGTTCGGAGGCGCACCGCGATGCCCTTGCCGTCAATGCCGCAGCGATGTTCTATCTGCATGGTCGCGTGGACGATTTTGCTGAAGGAACAGCCCTAGCCCAAGCCCTCATGAATGACGGCACTGTGACGAAATGGCTTGCAACCCACGAGGAGGCCAACTATGGGTGA
- the trpCF gene encoding bifunctional indole-3-glycerol-phosphate synthase TrpC/phosphoribosylanthranilate isomerase TrpF: MGDMPTVLESIVTARRGHLADIQRRIAHVDPATLAASTRSLYDSLGSRGEGRFIMECKSASPSLGLIRADYHPGDIARIYSRYAAGISVLCEPDRFGGDYDHLATVAASTHLPVLCKDFIIDTVQIHAARYFGADAVLLMLSVLDDEEYSALSAEAARLGMDVLTEAIDAEEVHRALRLGARIIGINHRNLHDLSIDLSRTAELAPLVPEDVALIAESGIRDHATVRMLGGMVNGFLVGSQLTSRPDVDLACRELVYGHNKVCGLRSPAAAQTARAAGAVYGGLIFEDASPRDVSRETSKEIMAGEPGLKYVAVSRRTSGYAELCLPGITVVQIHAPLQDTIDQEKALIASVRAEIPEGVGVWRAVSMSSPQSVSVALELFPLVDRLVLDAGDGGTGKPFDWSLIPDEVTSTSLLAGGIGPTNACAALAVGCAGLDLNSGVEYPADADNPYAYRKNPAAIMDVFQQIGEHHA, from the coding sequence ATGGGTGACATGCCGACCGTTTTGGAGTCCATCGTGACGGCGCGGCGGGGGCACCTCGCTGACATCCAGCGACGGATAGCCCACGTGGATCCGGCGACTCTCGCGGCGTCGACACGCAGTCTGTACGACTCTTTGGGCAGTAGGGGAGAGGGGCGTTTCATTATGGAGTGCAAATCCGCCTCGCCATCGCTGGGCCTCATTCGCGCCGACTACCATCCGGGCGACATCGCCCGCATATACTCGCGATACGCTGCGGGCATTTCAGTGCTGTGCGAGCCAGACCGCTTCGGCGGGGACTACGACCATCTAGCGACCGTCGCCGCAAGCACGCATCTTCCGGTGCTGTGCAAGGACTTTATTATCGACACCGTGCAGATCCACGCCGCACGCTACTTCGGCGCTGATGCGGTGCTGCTGATGCTGTCCGTCCTGGACGATGAGGAGTATTCCGCGTTGTCTGCAGAAGCCGCTCGCCTGGGCATGGACGTCTTGACCGAGGCCATCGATGCCGAGGAGGTGCACCGAGCGCTGCGTCTGGGGGCGCGCATTATCGGGATTAACCACCGAAACCTGCACGATCTGTCCATTGATCTGAGCCGTACTGCCGAGTTAGCACCGCTGGTTCCTGAAGATGTTGCCCTGATTGCCGAATCAGGAATCCGCGATCACGCCACCGTACGCATGCTGGGCGGAATGGTGAACGGTTTCCTAGTTGGATCACAGCTAACCTCGCGACCAGACGTTGACTTGGCGTGCCGCGAGCTCGTCTACGGGCACAACAAAGTATGCGGGCTGCGGAGTCCAGCGGCCGCTCAAACCGCACGCGCTGCCGGTGCCGTGTACGGGGGCCTCATCTTTGAGGACGCGTCTCCGCGCGATGTTTCACGTGAAACATCGAAAGAAATCATGGCGGGGGAACCGGGACTGAAGTATGTGGCGGTAAGTCGACGGACATCTGGATACGCAGAACTATGCCTCCCAGGAATTACGGTCGTGCAAATCCATGCCCCACTTCAAGACACCATCGACCAAGAAAAGGCGCTCATAGCTTCTGTGCGTGCCGAAATTCCCGAAGGGGTGGGTGTATGGCGTGCGGTGTCCATGAGCTCGCCACAGAGCGTTTCAGTGGCCCTAGAGCTGTTTCCGCTGGTGGATCGCCTGGTTCTTGATGCCGGTGACGGTGGGACGGGAAAACCATTCGACTGGAGCCTCATTCCCGACGAGGTGACAAGCACGAGCCTTCTTGCCGGCGGCATCGGCCCCACCAATGCGTGCGCAGCGCTGGCCGTCGGCTGTGCAGGTCTGGATCTCAACTCCGGTGTCGAGTATCCAGCCGACGCAGACAACCCCTACGCCTACCGCAAAAATCCCGCAGCCATCATGGATGTGTTTCAACAAATCGGAGAGCATCATGCCTGA
- the trpB gene encoding tryptophan synthase subunit beta, which produces MPEQSHAIDHNGGHTLLPAYFGEFGGQYVPELLIPALDQLERAFVEAMDDPSFREELAGYLRDYLGRPTPLTECSNLPLPGKGKGYARIFLKREDLVHGGAHKTNQVLGQALLAKRMGKTRIIAETGAGQHGTATALACALLGLDCVIYMGTEDVARQQPNVYRMELMGARVIPVNSGSGTLKDAVNEALRDWTATFHESHYLLGTAAGPHPFPTIVREFHRVISEEAKAQMLERTGGLPDVVTACVGGGSNAIGMFAEFIDEPSVELVGVEPAGEGLDSGKHGAPIYEGHIGILHGARSYLMRTSDGQVEESYSISAGLDYPGVGPQHAHLHATGRAQYVGITDAEALEAFQLLSRHEGIIPALESSHALAYALKRAALAEEAGEHITILVSLSGRGDKDVDHIRRTLAEHPEYVVKDTHR; this is translated from the coding sequence ATGCCTGAACAGTCCCACGCCATTGATCACAACGGCGGACACACACTCCTGCCAGCCTACTTCGGGGAATTCGGTGGGCAGTACGTCCCCGAACTCCTTATCCCGGCACTCGACCAGCTGGAACGCGCCTTTGTCGAGGCCATGGACGACCCAAGCTTCCGCGAAGAACTCGCTGGATACCTCCGTGACTACCTGGGGCGACCTACCCCGCTCACCGAATGCTCCAACCTTCCGCTGCCCGGCAAAGGCAAGGGATACGCTCGTATCTTCTTAAAGCGTGAAGACCTCGTTCACGGAGGAGCGCACAAAACAAACCAGGTACTCGGGCAGGCACTGCTAGCAAAACGCATGGGCAAGACGCGCATCATTGCGGAAACCGGTGCCGGTCAGCACGGAACCGCAACCGCCCTCGCCTGCGCACTGTTGGGCTTGGACTGCGTGATCTACATGGGCACCGAGGACGTCGCTAGGCAACAACCCAACGTGTACCGCATGGAGCTGATGGGGGCACGGGTGATTCCCGTAAACTCCGGGTCAGGAACCCTCAAAGACGCCGTTAATGAAGCGCTGCGTGACTGGACCGCCACTTTTCACGAATCCCATTACCTCCTGGGAACCGCAGCTGGTCCACACCCATTTCCCACCATCGTGCGCGAATTTCATCGCGTCATTTCCGAAGAAGCCAAAGCGCAAATGCTAGAACGCACCGGCGGACTGCCCGATGTGGTTACCGCCTGCGTTGGTGGTGGGTCCAATGCCATCGGTATGTTCGCCGAGTTCATCGACGAACCTTCCGTTGAGCTTGTTGGTGTCGAGCCAGCAGGGGAGGGGCTTGACTCCGGCAAGCACGGCGCTCCCATTTACGAGGGGCACATCGGCATCCTTCACGGTGCCAGGTCCTACCTGATGCGCACCTCCGACGGCCAAGTCGAGGAATCCTATTCCATTTCCGCTGGTCTGGACTATCCGGGCGTCGGTCCTCAGCACGCCCACCTGCACGCAACCGGGCGCGCGCAGTACGTGGGCATCACCGATGCGGAGGCACTTGAAGCTTTCCAGCTGCTCAGCAGGCACGAAGGAATTATCCCCGCGCTAGAGTCCAGCCACGCACTGGCATACGCGCTGAAACGGGCTGCGCTCGCTGAGGAAGCGGGGGAGCACATCACCATCCTGGTGTCTCTGTCCGGTAGAGGCGACAAAGACGTTGACCACATTCGCCGCACCTTGGCGGAGCACCCCGAGTACGTTGTAAAGGACACCCACCGATGA
- the trpA gene encoding tryptophan synthase subunit alpha produces the protein MSSRYDHLFSRLTEANEGAFVPFVMLGDPDLDTSFEIITSLVEGGADALELGIPFSDPVADGPTIQAAHIRALDAGVTVDQALSLVARIRSTWPELPIGLLIYGNVAFARGMERFYADVAQAGADSVLLPDVPVREGAPFAAAAEAAGVDQIFIAPPHASEETLAGVARHSRGYIYAVSRVGVTGAEWESSTDGLADVVANLKRFGGVPPLLGFGISTPTHVADAVAAGAAGAISGSAVTALIARHCSDSPGERRTVDDIDALKTELREFVANMKAATRR, from the coding sequence ATGAGCAGCCGTTACGATCACCTGTTTTCCCGCCTAACCGAGGCTAACGAGGGCGCGTTCGTGCCTTTCGTCATGTTGGGAGACCCCGACCTGGACACATCCTTTGAGATCATCACCAGCCTCGTTGAAGGCGGTGCCGACGCCCTGGAACTCGGCATTCCCTTCTCCGATCCGGTTGCCGACGGCCCCACGATTCAGGCAGCCCACATCCGTGCACTGGACGCGGGGGTTACCGTTGATCAGGCACTCTCTCTGGTTGCACGGATTCGTTCCACGTGGCCTGAGCTACCCATCGGACTCCTCATCTACGGCAATGTTGCCTTTGCGCGCGGCATGGAGCGTTTCTACGCCGATGTCGCCCAAGCCGGTGCCGATTCCGTCCTATTGCCTGACGTTCCTGTCCGTGAGGGGGCTCCCTTCGCTGCAGCCGCCGAGGCCGCGGGTGTGGACCAGATTTTCATTGCCCCGCCACACGCCTCTGAGGAAACACTTGCGGGCGTCGCCCGGCATTCGCGGGGATATATCTACGCGGTGTCTCGCGTGGGCGTCACCGGTGCGGAGTGGGAATCTTCTACGGATGGACTCGCTGACGTCGTAGCCAATCTCAAGAGGTTTGGCGGTGTTCCACCCCTCCTTGGCTTTGGCATCTCCACACCTACGCATGTTGCGGATGCCGTTGCGGCGGGTGCCGCCGGGGCTATTTCAGGCTCTGCAGTCACAGCCCTGATTGCACGACACTGTTCCGATTCGCCGGGGGAGAGGCGCACGGTCGATGACATTGACGCGCTGAAAACTGAGCTACGTGAGTTTGTAGCGAACATGAAAGCGGCCACGCGACGATAG
- a CDS encoding Rieske (2Fe-2S) protein gives MEPHTCNRRLFLIGTATTFAGALLAACAPPKQTIDAKDVPVGSAVIVGNFIITQPTSGVYHAYSATCPHQGAKISQVNGDTVTCTNHNSVFSITDGAPVSGPSRAGLKEAKLKTDGNNKLTPEP, from the coding sequence ATGGAGCCTCATACATGCAACCGTCGACTTTTTCTTATTGGAACTGCAACAACATTCGCAGGCGCACTCCTTGCCGCCTGCGCCCCTCCGAAACAGACAATTGACGCAAAGGACGTTCCTGTCGGCAGCGCCGTTATTGTCGGAAACTTCATTATCACCCAGCCGACTTCGGGCGTCTATCACGCCTACTCCGCGACATGCCCACACCAAGGCGCAAAGATCAGCCAAGTCAATGGCGACACGGTGACATGCACCAACCATAATTCCGTCTTTAGCATCACCGATGGCGCTCCCGTTTCGGGACCATCGCGGGCGGGGCTGAAGGAAGCAAAGCTCAAAACCGACGGCAACAATAAGCTCACCCCAGAGCCGTAA
- a CDS encoding bile acid:sodium symporter family protein — translation MPLPRPKLPNKRPDPLITLILLAVILATFFPARGDFAEWFSAATKIAIALLFFLYGARLSTKEALTGLKHWRLHLIILAFTFVVFPLIGIALRPTTAVLSSDIYLGILYLTLVPSTVQSSVAFTSVARGNVAGAIVSASASNLVGVVATPALVMLLMSSGSGIKIDSSVFADIAIQLLLPFIIGQLARRWVKETASAQWTKTVDRGSIAMVVYSAFSAGIVAGIWHQVSIIDVVILTAFSIILVALMLWLTRFIALRCGFNREDMIAIQFCGTKKSLATGLPMAAVIFGSSNVGLLILPLMIFHQVQLIMCAWLSARYARDDHQEAVPR, via the coding sequence ATGCCTCTACCACGCCCTAAACTGCCAAACAAGCGGCCCGATCCGCTGATCACGCTTATCCTTCTCGCAGTCATCCTCGCAACGTTTTTCCCCGCGCGAGGAGACTTTGCCGAGTGGTTTTCCGCGGCCACCAAGATCGCCATCGCCTTATTGTTCTTTCTTTATGGCGCGCGCCTGTCCACAAAAGAAGCGCTGACCGGCCTCAAACACTGGCGGCTGCACCTGATAATCCTCGCGTTCACCTTCGTCGTATTCCCGCTTATCGGCATCGCTCTCCGCCCTACCACGGCAGTCCTCTCGTCGGACATATACCTAGGTATTTTGTACCTCACTCTCGTGCCGTCCACTGTGCAGTCCTCTGTGGCGTTTACTTCCGTCGCCCGGGGAAATGTCGCGGGAGCCATTGTTAGCGCCTCAGCGTCGAATCTGGTGGGCGTGGTGGCCACTCCCGCGTTGGTCATGCTCCTCATGTCCTCGGGGAGTGGAATAAAGATCGATAGCTCCGTCTTTGCCGATATCGCCATACAGCTTCTCTTACCGTTTATTATCGGACAGTTGGCACGCCGATGGGTCAAGGAAACGGCCAGTGCACAATGGACCAAAACTGTTGATCGAGGGTCCATCGCCATGGTCGTATATTCCGCCTTTTCGGCCGGAATTGTCGCTGGCATCTGGCACCAAGTGAGCATTATCGACGTCGTCATACTCACCGCATTCTCTATCATCCTGGTGGCGCTCATGCTGTGGCTCACACGATTCATTGCGCTGCGATGCGGCTTCAATCGTGAAGACATGATTGCCATACAGTTCTGCGGGACAAAAAAATCACTTGCCACAGGACTACCAATGGCAGCAGTGATCTTCGGGTCCAGCAACGTTGGTCTGCTTATTCTTCCGCTCATGATTTTTCACCAAGTGCAGCTCATCATGTGCGCGTGGCTTTCTGCCCGCTACGCGCGCGATGACCACCAAGAGGCCGTGCCCCGCTAG
- a CDS encoding branched-chain amino acid transporter permease — translation MGLPEGVSLLNTVGILAAVGIVTVMLRQLPFSALRLLKGSNLVGMLGMTMPVGVMTVLVVYTIAHQTAEPGGIWSSLIASAVTLAVHWWRRSAALSIVAGTACYMVIVNLIVS, via the coding sequence ATGGGGCTCCCGGAGGGTGTTTCACTGCTCAATACGGTAGGTATATTGGCCGCAGTCGGAATCGTCACTGTGATGTTACGGCAATTACCGTTCTCCGCGCTCCGATTACTCAAGGGGAGCAACCTGGTGGGGATGTTAGGTATGACGATGCCCGTCGGCGTGATGACCGTTCTGGTGGTGTACACAATTGCCCATCAAACCGCGGAGCCTGGGGGCATCTGGTCCAGCCTCATTGCCTCTGCCGTAACGCTGGCGGTGCATTGGTGGCGCCGCAGCGCCGCGCTCTCCATCGTTGCCGGGACTGCGTGCTACATGGTGATCGTCAATCTTATTGTGAGTTAG
- a CDS encoding AzlC family ABC transporter permease: MVSRETLREWRAGFSDAWTVGLGLVPLGLAFGLLITQSGFSWWWAPILSLVIYAGSMEFLAIGMITAGVGIIPAAVTGFMVNFRHIFYGLTFPRHLIRNFWARAYSTYALTDESYAIVSVRAAAGDGHRMTASRMLSIQVVCQLAWVLPGIIGALAGTALPDTLTGMDFALTALFLVLAWESFASHRDVSLPLSAGLFAVAFALLLPGQMLVLALVCYFCLLLIRFLSPRIDVLLHTDLDKARR, encoded by the coding sequence ATGGTTTCACGTGAAACATTGCGTGAATGGCGGGCCGGGTTTTCTGATGCCTGGACTGTCGGCCTTGGTCTTGTCCCCCTCGGCCTCGCATTTGGATTGCTGATTACGCAGTCGGGATTTTCTTGGTGGTGGGCTCCCATACTGTCCCTGGTTATTTACGCCGGGAGCATGGAGTTTCTGGCCATTGGGATGATCACTGCGGGCGTTGGCATCATTCCCGCTGCCGTGACCGGCTTCATGGTTAACTTTCGCCACATCTTCTATGGGCTGACCTTTCCCCGTCACCTCATTCGAAACTTCTGGGCGCGTGCCTACAGCACCTATGCCCTCACCGACGAGTCCTACGCCATCGTCTCCGTGCGTGCCGCTGCAGGCGATGGTCACCGCATGACAGCCTCCCGGATGCTCAGCATTCAGGTGGTCTGCCAACTCGCGTGGGTTCTTCCAGGAATCATTGGCGCCCTCGCGGGTACTGCCCTCCCCGATACCCTCACCGGCATGGACTTCGCTCTCACGGCTCTGTTCCTCGTTCTTGCGTGGGAATCTTTCGCATCCCACAGAGATGTCTCGCTTCCCCTCAGCGCCGGACTGTTCGCCGTTGCTTTCGCGCTACTGCTGCCTGGCCAGATGTTGGTGCTCGCTTTAGTGTGCTATTTCTGTCTGCTTCTTATCCGCTTTCTCTCCCCGCGTATCGACGTCCTACTCCATACCGATCTAGATAAGGCTCGACGCTGA